The Bacteroidota bacterium DNA window TTTGTTCAGCGATCGGGCCACACCCATGTTTTCCTGTTTTACCGCAACGATCCTGGGGTCGCTGTAACTTTCAATGATCTCCTGGGTTTTGTCTTTCGACCCATCGTTGATGAGGATGAACTCATAATCACGGAATGTCTGACCCAGGATACTCTCAATGGCAGGTCTGAGGTATTTTTCCCCGTTGTAAACAGGCATGATGACCGATACGAGCGGGATGGATTTCATTTACTATGTTTTGTTGTAATTCCACGATGATTGAAGGACGGCCCTTGAACGTTTGTCGTAAGGGTAGTTGCGGCGGATAAAAATTGTACCCTGCCGCACACTGAGACGCAGGCAGTTTTCCAGGTAGTTGAATGTCCCATACATATTGCCCAGCCATAATGAAATATAATATGTGCCCGGTGCCAGGGAGAAATTCTGTATGGTTACCTCAATTACCTCTTTATCACCTTTGCGGTGATTTTCTATGGCAAACTCATCATCCATGTTGGTGACATGGGCGATAAACTCGTTGGAGTCGTTTCGTATATCAAGGGAAAAGTCTGTATAATCAAGGTCTTCATTAAAACGTATTCCTGCCCTGACCATAAAGGAATCTCCCAGGGTGATCTCTTTAGTCTCATTACCATCCATATCCAGGATGGAATAATCCAGGAACTCAACCTGTTTTGTCCCATAGGGTCTGACCTCCCCAACCTCCAGGCTGCTCTTCTTGTATGTTTCGAGTACATCCGCCACGGAACCGTCGAGGGTAAGTGTGCCGTTCTGCATCAGCACGGCTTTGTTGCATAGCTGCTCAACGGCTGTGAGGTTATGACTGACAAAGAGCACGGTACGGCCTGAGGTCGAAACATCTTTCATTTTGCCTATGGCTTTTTTCTGGAATTCGGCGTCACCGACGGCCAGGACCTCGTCAACGATGAGTATCTCTGATTCAAGATGAGCGGCAACAGCAAAGGCAAGTCGCACGTACATCCCGCTGGAATACCTTTTCACAGGTGTCCCGATATATTTTTTTACTCCTGAGAATTCAACGATCTCATCGAATTTCCTGTTGATTTCTCTTTTTGTCATTCCCAGGATGGCGCCGTTGAGATAAATGTTATCTCGTCCGGTAAGTTCCGGGTGGAATCCTGTTCCCACTTCCAGGAGGCTTGCAATACGCCCTTTTACACGGATCTCTCCGGTAGTAGGCCCGGTAACCTGCGAAAGAAGCTTCAGCATGGTAGATTTGCCGGCTCCGTTTTTGCCTACAACACCCAATACGGTGCCTTCTTCCACCTTCATGTTTACATCGCGCAAAGCCCATACATATTTGGCATCTACCTGGTGGAGGACATTACGTGAGGAGACCTTTTTCGTAGGGTCTTCCTTACCACGGATCTTTGCCCACCAACGGTTCAGGTCGTGGCTCAAGGTACCGGTACCAACCACGCCCAGGCGGTATTGTTTGGATATGTTTTCGAGTTCTATTACGACTTTTGACATAATTCAGGAATTAAACCGTATCCATGAAATTCTTTTCCACTTTGTTAAAAACCACAATACCTATTGCGAGTATAATCACCATAAACCCGGCAGAATAAAGCAACTGAATGTAATTGACCTGTCCGACACCCAGCATGGCCGTCTTGAAGGTCTCAATGACCGGAGTCATGGGGTTAGCCAGTACATATATCTTATATTTTTCAGGGATTTCGCTTAATGGGTAAATGATCGGTGTGGCGTACATCCATAGCTGAACCCCGAATTTTACCAGGTGCAGCAAATCGCGGTATTTGGTAGTGAGTGAAGAAATGATGATACCAAATCCCAGTCCCAATCCTGCCATGAGGATCACCAATATAGGAACAAGCAATATCTCCGCCCCAATGTGAATCGGGACACCACGCAAATAGTAATAGATCATGAAGGCGATAAGGAAAACGAACTGTATCACGAAGGTTATCAGACTGGAGATAACGATAGACACCGGCAGGGTCATCCTGGGGAAATAAACCTTTCCGAAAATGGAGGCATTGGTGATAAAGGTAGCCGAAGTGTCGTTCAGACAAGTGGAGAAATAGTTCCACCCCACGATGCCGGCCATGTAAAACAGGATATTCGGCAGACCCTCTGTCGGGATCCCGGCAATCTTCCCGAAGACAACCGTGAACATCAGGGTTGTCAGTAATGGTTGAAGTATAAACCATAGTGGACCCAGTATGGTTTGTTTGTATTTTGCGACGAAATCCCTCTTAACAAACAGAAAGATCAGGTCACGGTACCTCCAGATCTCTTTGAGGTTTAACTCAAACAAGCTCCTTTTCGGCCGGATTACCATGGTCCAGCCCTCACCGGCAAACTCAGCATTATTGGGAGTGCTCACGTTCCTCATAGGCTAAATCAATGTTCCGTAATTATGTTTAAAATCTTTATAAACCATTTCTATTCCCTTTTTCAGAGGGATAGAAGGATTAAAACCAAGGTTTCTCAGGCGGGCAGTGTCGAGGAGCTTCCTTGGGGTTCCGTCGGGTTTCGTTGGATCAAAGATCAGTTCTCCCCTGAATCCCGATACTTCTTTGATCAGCATGGCCAGTTCACGGATCGACACATCTTCCCCCCAGCCTATATTCACAAAGGATTTGTTATTGTAATTCTCCATGAGGAAGATAGTGGCTGCCGCCAGGTCATCCACATGCATAAATTCCCTTTTCGGATTACCGGAACCCCATATTTCCACGGAATCTTTATCTTCCATAACAGCTTCATGGAATTTCCTGATCAGTGCCGGGAATACATGAGAAGTGTTAAGGTTATAATTGTCGTTAGGTCCGTAAAGGTTAGTAGGCATTACCGAGATGAAGTTACATCCGTACTGGTCGCGGTATGCCTCACACATTTTTATTCCTGCAATTTTCGCTATGGCATAAGGTTCGTTGGTCGGCTCAAGCTCGCCCGTCAGCAGGTATTCCTCTTTCATGGGCTGGGGGCAGAGTTTCGGGTAAATACACGAACTTCCCAGGAAGAGCAGCTTTTCCACACCTGACAGGTAACTTTGATGTATAACATTATTCTGTATCTGCAGGTTTTCATAAATGAACTGAGCCCGGTAGGTGTCGTTGGCACTGATACCTCCCACCTTGGCCGCTGCCAGGAAGATATAGTCGGGTCTTTCTGTTTCGAAAAATTCCCTAACCGCCTTCTGATCCGTCAGATCCAACGGGAAATACCTGACATCACCTGCCTGCATGGGCTTACGGCTATGGTAATTCCCCACGATATTGCTAAATCCTGTTTTTCCCAGTTGCCGGATGATGGCGCTTCCTACCATTCCTGTGGCACCGGCAACAAATATTTTCCCTGACTTATTCATAATAACTCATGATTTTATAGCCTCCGTCGCGGAGGTATTTTTCCTTGGTCATCAGCACAAGGTCAGACTCCATCATATCTTTTACCAGGGCACTAACATCATATTTGGCTTCCCATCCCAATACCTCCATGGCTTTTCTGGGATCTCCCAGTAATATATCCACCTCTGTGGGCCTGAAGTACCTTGGATCAACCTCTACCACAATCTTGCCTTTACTGATTTGATATTTGGGATTATTGCATTCTTTCACCACGGCTTTCTCATTCACACCCTCACCCTGGAATTCTACTACTATTCCGGCCTCCGCAAACGCCATCCTTACGAATTCCCTGACTTCAGTAGTCTTTCCGGTAGCTACTACATAGTCGTCGGGTTTTTCCTGTTGCAGCATAAGGTACATAGCTACGATATAATCTTTTGCATGGCCCCAGTCGCGTTTGGCCGACATGTTACCGAGGAAGAATTTATCCTGCAGCCCAAGGGCAATTCGCGCTACAGCGCGGGTGATCTTACGGGTGACAAAAGTTTCACCTCTGACAGGGCTTTCATGGTTGAACAGGATCCCGTTGCAGGCGAAGATGCCATAAGCTTCACGGTAATTTATTGTGATCCAGTAAGCATAAAGCTTGGCAACACCGTAAGGAGAACGTGGATAAAAAGGAGTTTTCTCTGTTTGTGGTATCTCCTGCACCAACCCGTAAAGCTCGCTGGTGGAGGCCTGGTAAAATTTCGTCTTGTTCGTCAGGTTTAGGAGCCGTATGGCTTCCAGGAGTCGCAAGGCCCCAACAGCATCCGCATTGGCAGTGTACTCCGGTGAGTCGAAACTTACCTGGACATGCGACATGGCCGCGATGTTATATATCTCATCCGGTTGTACTTCCTGAACTATGCGGATCAGGTTGGTGGAATCCGTCATGTCACCGTAATGGAGAATGAAATTCTTATTATCTACATGGGGATCCTGGTATAGATGATCTATCCTGTCGGTGTTGAAAAGCGAAGAACGCCGTTTGATACCATGCACGATATAGCCTTTTTTGAGCAAATACTCGGAAAGGTAAGCTCCATCCTGCCCGGTAACACCAGTAATGAGGGCAACTTTTGACATATGTGTAGTTTTTTGATTAAGTCATTTGGTCCCTGATCTTCCGGATTACCTCGTCCACAACTCCCGTCTTCTCTATCATACCGTAGTATTTCTGCTCGGTCACCGGCATCCTGAACCTGGCGTCATTGTATACGAAACAAACGCCAGGAAGTTTTCCTTTTTCGAGAATGTTTTGCAAAATGTTGTCTAATACTGGTAATGGAGTCTTGCGGTGTCGTACGACGTACAGCGTGATATCAGCGAAACGCGACAGGTAAAAAGAATCGGCCAGCAACCCGAGCGGGGCACTGTCGAAGATCATGTAATCATATTGTTTTTTCAGATCCTCTATAAGATCTGCAAACCCAGTGCTTTGCAAAACTTTGTCTGCAGCAGTCGAAGCAATACCCGGTAGCAACAGGTCGAGGTTCTCCGTGTCGGTGTGAACCAATCCTGATTCAGGATTATCTTTAAAAATCTTCGAAAGGGATGGATGCTGGAAATCGAAATCAGCCAGCAGCACCTTTTTTCCTGAGGCCGCATAAACCAACGCAAGGTTCAGTGAAACGAAAGTCTTCCCTTCACCGGATACAGAAGAGGTTACCAGGATGGTGCGCCCTTTGCCTTCCCGGTTGAAAGGCAGGTTGGCCATGACAAGGCGCAGCGATTGCGTGAAAAAAGATCTGGGTTGCTCCCGAACAAGAAAAGAAGATCTGGATTTATTGTGTGGTATTTTCCCGGCACTGGGCAGTCCTGTGTATTGTAAAAGCTCCTTGCTGTTGTAAATCTTTTTGTCAAGGATAATAAGGAGAAACAAAAAAGCAGCCGGAACCAGTATTGCCAGGATCACTGCACGGCTAAGGTTGGATTTGGAATTTGGCGATATCTTCCAGGCACTCTCCGCACTTGCTTTATCAAGCAGAATAAGGTCAGAAACCGTGGAGGATTTCTGAATTTCCGCTTCAGCCCTTTTCTGAAGCAGGAAATTGTACATCGTATTATCAAGGTTATAATACCGCTGAATATTCATGTATTCACTTTCCAACCCGGGAAGCTGACTGTATTGAGCTAAATTTTCTTCAATTCTTCTTTCAAAATCATCAATCTTTAGCTGGGTGATGTGAACAATGTTGCTGATATTCTCTATTAAAAGTTTTTTCTGATTGGCAATCTTGGTTTCCAAATTGATGATAACCGGGTTTTCAGGCGTTGTAGTTGCCAGCAGGTCTTCTTTTAAAAGATAATTGTCGGAAAGCTCACCCAGAATATCCGAAAATAAAGGAAGGGTTATTCCAACCGTTGATGGAGAAACAATGTCATCAATATTATCGTGGGTGACAATGTAATCTCTGAGGTATTCATAATATCTCAACTCCATCATTTTGTCTGCCTTATTTTTGCTAAGGGAGTTGATTCTTTCCAGGAGAGGGATGGTCTTATCCTGGAGGGTCATCATGTCATTATTCTGACGGAAGGTTTCCAGCCTGTCTTCAGTGTTTTTCAATGAAAGACCTATATCATTAAGCTGCTTGTCGATAAAAGCAATGGTATTGTCAATGGTCTGGGTTTTAAGCTGAAGATTGATCTTCATATACTCCGACACAAGCATGTTCAGGAAATTCACTTCCTTATCAATATTCCTGCCTGTAGTAGAAATAGTGATGATGGACGTTGAATTATCATAGTAAATATCAAGTTTCCACCGGTAACTGAAAACAAGACTGCTAAAGGAGTTAATGGTGAACATATACTGATTTCCTGCAAACTCGTTGTTGTTTACATAGGGCTTCCAGGAAATATTGAATTTATAACGGTCGCTTTTTATCGTGTCCCCAACACGAAATACTCCATTTAGTCCGCCTATGGGAGGATCTGTTTTTATTTCCACTTCTTCATGGGATAGAACTGTGAAATGAATTTCTTTACCCCAGGGTTGCGCATGCAGGGTGTCGTAATAAACCAGGAAAGGGGAGGCATGGTATACCTCAACTGTCCGTAATTTCCCAACGGCATAATAAGATACCCCAAAATCCAGCTTCCGGATGATCTTTTCTATCTGGCTGTTGGATTCAAGCAGGGCTAGCTGGTTTTCAACCGGATTGGATTGAATGAAGGTATTTGTACCGTCCTGCTGAAGGATCGGCTCCTGGCGCGTTTCGCTCATGAGCCGGGTGCTCAGGGAGTAAATGGGAACTTCATATTTGTCTTTAACTTTTACTATGACAACCGCAATGCCTACAGAAAAGACAAATAACCACCAGTTTTTCAGAAACTTATGAAAAACTTTCAGCAGGTCTATTCCGTTCCTTCTGATCATATCAGGCATGTTGGTCAATTATAGGGTTTTAAGCAGCAAATACAGTGTGATGAGCGATGTAAACAAGGCCAGTGAAAATGTCGGCCCTATCCCCCAGGTCTTGGCTTTCATGGGTTCGGCATACAAGAGATCGTTCGGATAAACATAGTACAAATCCGAAA harbors:
- a CDS encoding glycosyltransferase family 2 protein — encoded protein: MKSIPLVSVIMPVYNGEKYLRPAIESILGQTFRDYEFILINDGSKDKTQEIIESYSDPRIVAVKQENMGVARSLNKGLAMARGKYLRRHDADDVSLPGHLQSQVDFMESHPEFSLVSDQIAYMTDRGRKAPRYRNPRNDFFAG
- a CDS encoding ABC transporter ATP-binding protein, with the protein product MSKVVIELENISKQYRLGVVGTGTLSHDLNRWWAKIRGKEDPTKKVSSRNVLHQVDAKYVWALRDVNMKVEEGTVLGVVGKNGAGKSTMLKLLSQVTGPTTGEIRVKGRIASLLEVGTGFHPELTGRDNIYLNGAILGMTKREINRKFDEIVEFSGVKKYIGTPVKRYSSGMYVRLAFAVAAHLESEILIVDEVLAVGDAEFQKKAIGKMKDVSTSGRTVLFVSHNLTAVEQLCNKAVLMQNGTLTLDGSVADVLETYKKSSLEVGEVRPYGTKQVEFLDYSILDMDGNETKEITLGDSFMVRAGIRFNEDLDYTDFSLDIRNDSNEFIAHVTNMDDEFAIENHRKGDKEVIEVTIQNFSLAPGTYYISLWLGNMYGTFNYLENCLRLSVRQGTIFIRRNYPYDKRSRAVLQSSWNYNKT
- a CDS encoding ABC transporter permease; this translates as MRNVSTPNNAEFAGEGWTMVIRPKRSLFELNLKEIWRYRDLIFLFVKRDFVAKYKQTILGPLWFILQPLLTTLMFTVVFGKIAGIPTEGLPNILFYMAGIVGWNYFSTCLNDTSATFITNASIFGKVYFPRMTLPVSIVISSLITFVIQFVFLIAFMIYYYLRGVPIHIGAEILLVPILVILMAGLGLGFGIIISSLTTKYRDLLHLVKFGVQLWMYATPIIYPLSEIPEKYKIYVLANPMTPVIETFKTAMLGVGQVNYIQLLYSAGFMVIILAIGIVVFNKVEKNFMDTV
- a CDS encoding GDP-L-fucose synthase; this encodes MNKSGKIFVAGATGMVGSAIIRQLGKTGFSNIVGNYHSRKPMQAGDVRYFPLDLTDQKAVREFFETERPDYIFLAAAKVGGISANDTYRAQFIYENLQIQNNVIHQSYLSGVEKLLFLGSSCIYPKLCPQPMKEEYLLTGELEPTNEPYAIAKIAGIKMCEAYRDQYGCNFISVMPTNLYGPNDNYNLNTSHVFPALIRKFHEAVMEDKDSVEIWGSGNPKREFMHVDDLAAATIFLMENYNNKSFVNIGWGEDVSIRELAMLIKEVSGFRGELIFDPTKPDGTPRKLLDTARLRNLGFNPSIPLKKGIEMVYKDFKHNYGTLI
- the gmd gene encoding GDP-mannose 4,6-dehydratase — its product is MSKVALITGVTGQDGAYLSEYLLKKGYIVHGIKRRSSLFNTDRIDHLYQDPHVDNKNFILHYGDMTDSTNLIRIVQEVQPDEIYNIAAMSHVQVSFDSPEYTANADAVGALRLLEAIRLLNLTNKTKFYQASTSELYGLVQEIPQTEKTPFYPRSPYGVAKLYAYWITINYREAYGIFACNGILFNHESPVRGETFVTRKITRAVARIALGLQDKFFLGNMSAKRDWGHAKDYIVAMYLMLQQEKPDDYVVATGKTTEVREFVRMAFAEAGIVVEFQGEGVNEKAVVKECNNPKYQISKGKIVVEVDPRYFRPTEVDILLGDPRKAMEVLGWEAKYDVSALVKDMMESDLVLMTKEKYLRDGGYKIMSYYE
- a CDS encoding AAA family ATPase, coding for MIRRNGIDLLKVFHKFLKNWWLFVFSVGIAVVIVKVKDKYEVPIYSLSTRLMSETRQEPILQQDGTNTFIQSNPVENQLALLESNSQIEKIIRKLDFGVSYYAVGKLRTVEVYHASPFLVYYDTLHAQPWGKEIHFTVLSHEEVEIKTDPPIGGLNGVFRVGDTIKSDRYKFNISWKPYVNNNEFAGNQYMFTINSFSSLVFSYRWKLDIYYDNSTSIITISTTGRNIDKEVNFLNMLVSEYMKINLQLKTQTIDNTIAFIDKQLNDIGLSLKNTEDRLETFRQNNDMMTLQDKTIPLLERINSLSKNKADKMMELRYYEYLRDYIVTHDNIDDIVSPSTVGITLPLFSDILGELSDNYLLKEDLLATTTPENPVIINLETKIANQKKLLIENISNIVHITQLKIDDFERRIEENLAQYSQLPGLESEYMNIQRYYNLDNTMYNFLLQKRAEAEIQKSSTVSDLILLDKASAESAWKISPNSKSNLSRAVILAILVPAAFLFLLIILDKKIYNSKELLQYTGLPSAGKIPHNKSRSSFLVREQPRSFFTQSLRLVMANLPFNREGKGRTILVTSSVSGEGKTFVSLNLALVYAASGKKVLLADFDFQHPSLSKIFKDNPESGLVHTDTENLDLLLPGIASTAADKVLQSTGFADLIEDLKKQYDYMIFDSAPLGLLADSFYLSRFADITLYVVRHRKTPLPVLDNILQNILEKGKLPGVCFVYNDARFRMPVTEQKYYGMIEKTGVVDEVIRKIRDQMT